The following proteins come from a genomic window of Hypanus sabinus isolate sHypSab1 chromosome 9, sHypSab1.hap1, whole genome shotgun sequence:
- the LOC132399133 gene encoding probable crossover junction endonuclease EME2, which translates to MYPALSSFYWAPVAVTGWELCCPEAGGRPFTAGVQTPLEGGAGEGSSATAGCGVGRTASPSSGQRKGCSPEEIHLAEWGSEILQREREAAREVEKQERDERQATDITLKYIRPDQCLKYIRVCVDPAILQEAGGYVLLDVLNSLESEYSIEHQSVPSTITWRRELPQDILDELSDEAKFVYKSKEENQILVLLSPNYFLNMVWSHKQKMKGIFMENICETFDSFIIRVLDKRFHRKATLAVIGLDTYTREKGLYSPVKRQQNSENNTDEDSESWVSKELGLTCADLDEVQVALQLQTHTTVWFLENWQQFADHVATLTKAIARSPFKKQTEKMTFSFCPDGTWSTGVKVDKDGKGLLKLWKKQLQQLNRITQPVAMAIAQAYPTPQLLVRAYRQCTTEWEKQNLLSEVKVEAGGKRVDRRVGPDISRRLYIFMTSENSDIVLDKSG; encoded by the exons ATGTACCCGGCTCTGAGCTCCTTCTACTGGGCGCCTGTGGCCGTGACGGGCTGGGAGCTGTGCTGTCCGGAGGCCGGCGGCAGGCCGTTCACGGCCGGCGTCCAGACACCCTTGGAAGGGGGAGCGGGAGAGGGTAGCTCGGCCACAGCGGGCTGTGGGGTAGGACGCACGGCGAGCCCTAGCTCCGGGCAGAGGAAGGGCTGCAGCCCCGAGGAGATCCACTTGGCCGAGTGGGGGTCGGAGATACTCCAGCGGGAGAGGGAGGCTGCCAGGGAGGTGGAGAAGCAAGAGAGGGATGAGCGGCAGGCGACGGACATCACCCTGAAGTACATCCGTCCGGACCAATGTTTGAAGTACATCAGGGTGTGTGTGGACCCTG CTATTCTGCAGGAGGCTGGCGGCTACGTGTTGCTGGATGTTTTGAACTCGCTGGAATCAGAGTATAGCATTGAGCATCAGTCTGTGCCTTCCACCATAACATGGAGAAGAGAATTACCTCAAGATATATTGGATGAGCTGTCTGATGAG GCCAAATTCGTGTACAAGTCTAAGGAGGAAAATCAAATTCTGGTGCTGCTTTCACCAAATTACTTCCTTAACATGGTGTGGTCACATAAACAG AAAATGAAAGGCATTTTCATGGAAAACATCTGTGAAACATTTGACAGCTTCATAATCAGAGTTCTGGACAAGCGGTTTCATAGAAAAGCCACATTGGCTGTCATTGGCTTGGATACCTACACAAG GGAAAAGGGGCTTTACAGCCCAGTGAAAAGGCAACAGAATTCAGAAAACAACACTGATGAAGATTCAGAGTCTTGGGTTAGCAAGGAGCTTGGGTTGACCTGTGCAGATTTGGATGAG GTACAGGTGGCATTACAACTGCAAACACACACAACAGTTTGGTTCTTAGAGAACTGGCAACAATTTGCCGATCATGTTGCAACACTTACAAAGGCTATAGCCCGATCTCCTTTCAA AAAGCAGACTGAGAAAATGACCTTCTCCTTCTGCCCTGATGGAACGTGGTCCACTGGTGTGAAAGTGGACAAGGATGGAAAGGGCCTCCTGAAATTGTGGAAAAAACAGCTGCAGCAGCTCAACAGGATCACCCAACCAGTGGCAATGGCAATAGCACAAGCCTACCCTACACCACAGCTGCTCGTACGG GCTTATAGACAATGCACTACAGAATGGGAGAAGCAGAATCTGTTATCAGAGGTTAAAGTGGAAGCTGGAGGAAAACGTGTGGATCGACGTGTTGGACCAGATATATCCCGCAGGTTGTACATTTTCATGACCTCAGAAAATTCTGACATAGTCTTGGATAAAAGTGGTTAA